Proteins encoded together in one Telopea speciosissima isolate NSW1024214 ecotype Mountain lineage chromosome 6, Tspe_v1, whole genome shotgun sequence window:
- the LOC122663846 gene encoding protein CRABS CLAW-like isoform X1: MDFTPSSEHLCYVRCNFCNTVLAVGIPCKRLLDTVTVKCGHCSNLSFLSTRPPPLQSQFLDRHYPLPLPSQMQGFSADYRKGQSSQSLTSFSSTSSEQLSPKAPFVVKPPEKKHRLPSAYNRFMKEEIQRIKAAQPEIPHREAFSTAAKNWARYVPTSGSTPDNNKNERRTGGHIMES, translated from the exons ATGGATTTCACTCCTTCATCTGAGCATCTTTGCTACGTTCGCTGCAACTTTTGCAACACTGTTCTAGCT GTTGGGATCCCATGCAAAAGATTGTTGGATACTGTAACCGTGAAATGTGGTCATTGTAGTAATTTATCCTTTCTTAGCACTAGACCTCCTCCACTTCAAAGTCAATTCTTAGATCGCCATTACCCTCTACCACTTCCCTCTCAG ATGCAAGGCTTTTCTGCTGATTACAGAAAGGGGCAATCAAGCCAATCTCTCACTTCCTTCTCTTCCACATCCAGCGAGCAGCTTTCCCCTAAGGCACCCTTTGTGGTTAAAC CTCCTGAGAAGAAACACAGACTTCCATCTGCTTATAATCGATTCATGAa GGAGGAGATACAACGCATTAAAGCGGCGCAACCTGAGATTCCGCACCGAGAAGCTTTCAGCACGGCAGCAAAAAAT TGGGCTAGATATGTTCCAACGAGTGGATCAACACCTGACAATAATAAGAAT GAACGAAGAACTGGAGGCCATATCATGGAAAGTTAG
- the LOC122663846 gene encoding protein DROOPING LEAF-like isoform X2, which yields MDFTPSSEHLCYVRCNFCNTVLAVGIPCKRLLDTVTVKCGHCSNLSFLSTRPPPLQSQFLDRHYPLPLPSQGFSADYRKGQSSQSLTSFSSTSSEQLSPKAPFVVKPPEKKHRLPSAYNRFMKEEIQRIKAAQPEIPHREAFSTAAKNWARYVPTSGSTPDNNKNERRTGGHIMES from the exons ATGGATTTCACTCCTTCATCTGAGCATCTTTGCTACGTTCGCTGCAACTTTTGCAACACTGTTCTAGCT GTTGGGATCCCATGCAAAAGATTGTTGGATACTGTAACCGTGAAATGTGGTCATTGTAGTAATTTATCCTTTCTTAGCACTAGACCTCCTCCACTTCAAAGTCAATTCTTAGATCGCCATTACCCTCTACCACTTCCCTCTCAGG GCTTTTCTGCTGATTACAGAAAGGGGCAATCAAGCCAATCTCTCACTTCCTTCTCTTCCACATCCAGCGAGCAGCTTTCCCCTAAGGCACCCTTTGTGGTTAAAC CTCCTGAGAAGAAACACAGACTTCCATCTGCTTATAATCGATTCATGAa GGAGGAGATACAACGCATTAAAGCGGCGCAACCTGAGATTCCGCACCGAGAAGCTTTCAGCACGGCAGCAAAAAAT TGGGCTAGATATGTTCCAACGAGTGGATCAACACCTGACAATAATAAGAAT GAACGAAGAACTGGAGGCCATATCATGGAAAGTTAG